A DNA window from Chryseobacterium sp. MEBOG06 contains the following coding sequences:
- the cphA gene encoding cyanophycin synthetase, which produces MKIEKIQALRGPNIWSVRRKKLIQMRLDLEEMENYPTNKIDGFRERIEKLIPSLITHRCSEGVRGGFFHRVETGTWMGHVIEHIALEIQTLAGMDVGFGRTRETKTPGVYNVVFNYLEENAGIYAAEEAVNIAAALIEGHEYDLNACIQKLKEIRERVRLGPSTGSIVEEAASRRIPWIRLGTNSLVQLGYGVNQQRFQATITGKTSSIAVDIACNKELTKRMLHDAAIPVPIGDLVVDEEGLDQVIKKIHYPIVLKPLDGNHGKGSSINVNDWESAKIGLEHAQKYSKKVIVEKYITGYDFRVLVINNKMVAAARRVPAHVVGDGEHNLLQLIEKENKDPRRGYGHENVLTEIDVDKDTLELLEKLHYTLETVPQRGEVVYLKSTANLSTGGTSIDVTDMVHPENITMAERISKIIGLDVCGIDIMAENLTQPLKESGGAIIEVNAAPGFRMHLAPSEGLPRNVAAPVVDMLYPQGKPFTIPIIAVTGTNGKTTTTRLISHIVKSNGYRVGFTTSDGIYIQNTMLTKGDTTGPLSAEFILKDPTVEFAVLETARGGILRSGLGFSQCDIGVLTNIEEDHLGMNDVHNLKDLTKVKRVVLDSVKKSGWSVLNADNEYSMKILNDLDSNVAIFSMDENNPHIVKFAKEGRITCVYEEGFVTIKKGDWKIRIGKAKDFPITMEGKARFMIENVLAASLASYLYGFGIEDISNSLRTFIPSAQLTPGRLNVFKFKNFKVLIDFAHNPSGYEAIEDYLKNVESTKKIGIISGVGDRRDNDIRECGKIAGRMFDYIIIRNEKHLRGRTEEEINGLIIDGINEAGKDVSYEIIPKEIEALKHAMGMAEEGTFITALSDVISNAIDLVQEYQARELLEDNKNL; this is translated from the coding sequence ATGAAAATTGAAAAGATTCAGGCACTACGTGGTCCTAACATCTGGAGTGTCAGAAGAAAGAAGCTGATACAAATGAGACTGGACCTCGAAGAAATGGAGAATTATCCGACTAATAAAATCGATGGATTCAGAGAGAGGATTGAAAAATTAATACCCTCGCTGATTACCCACCGATGCTCAGAAGGAGTGAGAGGAGGTTTTTTCCATAGAGTGGAAACAGGAACCTGGATGGGGCATGTCATTGAGCATATTGCTTTAGAAATTCAGACCCTGGCGGGGATGGATGTAGGGTTTGGAAGAACCCGGGAGACCAAGACTCCGGGAGTGTACAATGTAGTATTCAATTATCTTGAAGAAAATGCAGGAATCTATGCCGCTGAAGAAGCAGTGAATATCGCTGCTGCATTGATAGAAGGTCATGAGTATGATTTGAACGCGTGTATTCAAAAATTAAAAGAGATCCGGGAGCGTGTGCGTCTGGGACCATCTACCGGAAGTATTGTAGAGGAAGCTGCCTCCAGAAGAATTCCATGGATAAGATTGGGCACCAATTCCCTTGTGCAGCTGGGGTATGGTGTAAACCAGCAAAGATTTCAGGCTACAATTACCGGAAAGACAAGTTCTATTGCTGTAGATATTGCCTGTAACAAAGAGCTCACGAAAAGAATGCTTCATGATGCAGCTATTCCGGTTCCTATAGGAGATCTGGTAGTGGATGAAGAAGGTTTGGATCAGGTAATCAAAAAGATACACTATCCTATAGTTCTGAAACCTTTGGATGGAAATCACGGAAAAGGATCTTCCATTAATGTTAATGACTGGGAATCTGCTAAAATAGGATTGGAGCATGCTCAGAAATATTCGAAAAAAGTAATTGTTGAAAAATATATTACGGGCTATGATTTCCGTGTGCTGGTAATTAATAATAAAATGGTGGCGGCAGCAAGAAGGGTTCCTGCTCATGTAGTAGGGGACGGAGAACATAACCTTCTGCAGCTTATTGAAAAAGAAAACAAGGATCCAAGAAGAGGCTACGGTCATGAAAATGTGCTGACTGAGATTGATGTGGATAAGGACACACTAGAGTTGCTTGAAAAGCTTCATTATACACTTGAAACAGTTCCGCAAAGGGGAGAAGTGGTCTATCTGAAATCAACAGCCAATCTTTCAACCGGAGGAACGTCAATAGATGTGACAGACATGGTACATCCGGAAAATATTACAATGGCTGAAAGAATATCCAAAATTATTGGCTTGGATGTCTGCGGTATTGATATTATGGCAGAAAACCTGACGCAGCCTTTGAAAGAAAGCGGAGGTGCTATCATAGAAGTAAATGCAGCTCCGGGGTTCAGAATGCATCTGGCGCCAAGTGAAGGTTTGCCAAGAAATGTAGCCGCACCGGTAGTAGATATGCTTTATCCCCAAGGAAAGCCTTTTACCATTCCGATTATTGCAGTAACGGGAACCAATGGAAAAACGACTACAACAAGACTTATTTCACATATTGTAAAGAGTAATGGCTACAGAGTAGGATTCACTACTTCAGATGGTATCTATATTCAGAATACGATGCTGACAAAAGGAGATACAACAGGGCCTCTTTCTGCAGAGTTTATTTTGAAAGATCCTACTGTTGAATTTGCTGTTCTTGAAACAGCTCGAGGGGGAATTTTACGTTCCGGACTTGGGTTTTCACAGTGTGACATTGGAGTTCTTACCAATATTGAAGAAGATCACCTGGGTATGAATGATGTTCATAACCTGAAAGACCTTACCAAAGTAAAAAGAGTAGTACTGGACAGTGTAAAGAAAAGCGGCTGGAGTGTACTGAATGCAGACAATGAATATTCCATGAAAATTCTGAATGATCTTGATTCTAATGTTGCGATCTTTAGTATGGATGAAAATAATCCCCATATTGTTAAGTTTGCAAAAGAAGGTAGAATCACCTGCGTTTATGAGGAAGGTTTTGTGACCATTAAAAAAGGAGACTGGAAAATCAGAATTGGAAAAGCCAAAGACTTCCCGATTACGATGGAAGGAAAGGCCCGATTTATGATTGAAAATGTTCTTGCAGCCAGTTTAGCCAGTTACCTGTATGGATTTGGGATTGAAGATATTTCCAACTCTTTAAGAACTTTCATTCCAAGTGCTCAGCTGACTCCGGGAAGACTGAATGTATTTAAGTTTAAAAACTTTAAAGTGCTGATCGATTTTGCTCACAATCCTTCCGGATATGAAGCGATTGAAGATTATCTTAAAAATGTTGAATCTACCAAGAAAATAGGTATTATTTCGGGCGTGGGAGACAGAAGAGATAATGATATCAGAGAATGTGGTAAGATTGCCGGAAGAATGTTCGATTATATTATCATCCGAAATGAAAAACATCTTCGTGGAAGAACCGAGGAAGAAATTAACGGGTTGATTATCGACGGAATCAATGAAGCAGGCAAAGATGTAAGCTATGAAATTATCCCTAAAGAAATTGAAGCCCTAAAGCATGCTATGGGAATGGCTGAAGAAGGAACTTTTATCACGGCTTTGAGCGATGTGATCTCTAATGCCATTGATCTGGTACAGGAATATCAGGCAAGAGAGCTGCTGGAAGACAACAAGAATTTATAA
- a CDS encoding cyanophycinase: MTKPVGKLIVIGGAVNKGSFAETDYDQNIEKNLNFFERGILRKIINESKHKEDSVIEIVTTASQIPQIVGAEYKKAFEFLGAKNVNILDIHNREEANSDAMVARANAADVMMFTGGDQLRLTSILGGTRFHDTILLKYQEQDFIYSGTSAGAAAASENMIYQGSSSEALLKGEIKTTQGLGLIDNVIIDTHFVQRGRIGRLFQAVVNNPRTLGIGLGEDTGLFIHNDVMTAVGSGLVILVDGRFIKDTNLTNINLGEPISIDNLTVHVMSMNDHYDLTTKVLTIENSQFNPIPQDK; the protein is encoded by the coding sequence ATGACTAAACCTGTTGGAAAATTAATAGTTATTGGAGGGGCTGTAAACAAAGGTAGTTTTGCCGAAACCGATTATGATCAGAATATTGAAAAGAATCTTAATTTTTTTGAGCGTGGGATCTTAAGGAAGATTATTAACGAATCAAAACACAAAGAAGATTCTGTTATTGAAATCGTAACAACCGCTTCCCAGATTCCTCAGATCGTAGGTGCTGAATATAAAAAAGCATTTGAATTTCTGGGTGCTAAAAATGTAAACATCCTTGATATCCATAATCGTGAAGAAGCCAATTCTGATGCAATGGTGGCAAGAGCTAATGCTGCAGATGTAATGATGTTTACCGGTGGAGATCAGTTGAGACTGACTTCTATCCTTGGAGGAACGAGGTTTCACGATACCATCCTGCTAAAATATCAGGAGCAGGATTTCATCTATTCCGGAACTTCTGCAGGGGCTGCTGCTGCTTCTGAAAATATGATCTACCAGGGAAGCAGCTCTGAAGCTCTGTTAAAAGGAGAAATCAAAACAACCCAGGGACTTGGTTTAATAGACAATGTCATTATTGACACTCACTTTGTACAGAGGGGAAGAATTGGGCGTCTTTTCCAGGCTGTTGTGAACAATCCCAGAACATTGGGAATCGGACTTGGGGAAGATACAGGGCTTTTCATTCATAATGACGTGATGACCGCTGTTGGTTCAGGTCTTGTTATTCTGGTAGACGGTAGATTTATTAAAGATACCAACCTTACCAATATCAATCTTGGAGAACCGATCTCTATTGACAACTTAACGGTTCATGTAATGTCTATGAATGATCATTATGATCTTACCACAAAGGTACTGACGATTGAAAACTCACAGTTCAATCCCATTCCTCAGGATAAATAG
- a CDS encoding isoaspartyl peptidase/L-asparaginase produces the protein MKIIIHGGFFSESDQSHEVKTAKQNSLKEIAEKAFNYLQTHSAFDTVAYAVSLLEDDPLYNAGIGSQIQSDGIIRMSAAIMNGETQKLSGVINIEDVKNPIFVAKELIGEDDRVLGGQGAKNYASKHGFENFSTELPQRRKEYEAKLNNGGKGTVGCVALDKDGKLAVATSTGGKGFEIPGRISDSATVAGNYANEVCAVSCTGVGEDIVSNATAAKIVTRVTDGMSLEQAFDKTFDELKAIDGFAGAIAIDKNGNIFHQDSYPTMVFASFDGKKFQAFS, from the coding sequence ATGAAAATTATCATCCATGGTGGCTTTTTCTCTGAAAGTGACCAAAGCCATGAAGTAAAGACAGCAAAACAAAACTCTTTAAAAGAAATTGCTGAAAAAGCATTTAACTATCTTCAGACGCACTCTGCTTTTGACACGGTTGCCTATGCGGTTTCCCTGTTAGAGGACGACCCATTGTACAATGCAGGAATTGGCTCTCAGATTCAAAGTGATGGTATTATCCGTATGAGCGCAGCAATTATGAATGGAGAGACTCAAAAACTAAGTGGCGTAATCAATATTGAGGATGTGAAGAATCCAATATTTGTTGCCAAAGAACTGATAGGAGAAGATGACCGGGTTTTGGGCGGACAAGGCGCAAAAAACTATGCTTCAAAACACGGATTCGAAAATTTCTCTACAGAGCTTCCCCAAAGAAGAAAAGAATACGAAGCCAAACTTAATAATGGAGGAAAAGGAACGGTAGGTTGCGTAGCGCTTGATAAAGACGGTAAATTGGCCGTTGCTACTTCCACAGGCGGAAAGGGTTTTGAGATTCCCGGAAGAATTTCAGATTCTGCCACTGTGGCCGGAAATTATGCCAATGAAGTTTGTGCTGTAAGCTGCACAGGTGTAGGGGAAGACATTGTGAGTAATGCAACGGCTGCAAAAATCGTAACAAGAGTTACAGATGGCATGAGCCTTGAACAGGCTTTTGATAAGACTTTTGATGAACTAAAAGCTATTGACGGATTTGCCGGAGCCATTGCCATTGATAAAAATGGAAATATTTTTCATCAAGACTCCTATCCTACCATGGTTTTCGCCAGTTTTGACGGCAAAAAATTTCAGGCATTCTCTTAA
- a CDS encoding YtxH domain-containing protein, whose protein sequence is MGNKTKGLLALLGLGALAYWKYKNSSPEDQQAVKDKLNTAKDNFNKWGNDLKSKANDVASQVQSKVDEVKTKAEDSLN, encoded by the coding sequence ATGGGAAACAAAACAAAAGGCTTATTAGCTTTATTAGGTTTAGGTGCTTTAGCTTATTGGAAATATAAGAATTCAAGCCCTGAAGATCAACAAGCTGTAAAGGATAAACTTAATACAGCAAAAGACAATTTTAATAAATGGGGAAACGACCTTAAAAGTAAAGCTAATGATGTTGCTTCTCAGGTTCAGAGTAAAGTAGACGAAGTGAAAACAAAAGCTGAGGACTCTTTAAACTAA
- a CDS encoding class I SAM-dependent methyltransferase: MENYLEINKKSWNAKVEPHLKSDFYFVDEFLKGRTSLNSIELELLGDVKGKNILHLQCHFGQDSISLSRMGAKVTGVDLSDKAIETARDLTQKCGTDTEFICSDVYDLPNVLDQKFDIIYTSYGTIGWLPDLEKWAEVISHFLKSGGKFIMAEFHPVVWMFDDDFTKITYNYFNEKPIVETYEGTYADQSAPIVQEYVMWNHSLAEVLDSLIKKEIKLETFKEFDWSPYPCFRHVEEFENGKWRIPQFGDKMPLVYALIAEKK, encoded by the coding sequence ATGGAAAATTACCTAGAAATAAATAAAAAGTCCTGGAATGCCAAGGTAGAACCTCATCTGAAATCAGATTTCTACTTTGTGGATGAATTTTTAAAAGGAAGAACGTCACTGAACTCAATAGAGCTTGAGCTTCTGGGAGATGTAAAAGGGAAGAATATTTTGCATTTGCAGTGTCATTTTGGTCAGGATTCAATTTCCCTTTCAAGAATGGGAGCTAAAGTGACCGGGGTTGACCTTTCAGATAAAGCAATTGAAACAGCCAGAGATCTGACACAGAAATGTGGCACAGACACAGAATTTATATGTTCTGATGTATATGATCTGCCAAATGTACTGGATCAGAAGTTCGATATCATTTATACCAGCTACGGAACAATAGGCTGGCTTCCTGATCTTGAAAAATGGGCAGAAGTGATCTCTCATTTCTTAAAGTCGGGAGGGAAGTTCATTATGGCAGAATTTCATCCGGTTGTCTGGATGTTTGATGACGATTTCACGAAAATAACTTATAATTATTTCAATGAAAAGCCTATTGTAGAAACTTATGAAGGAACTTATGCAGATCAGTCTGCACCAATTGTACAGGAGTATGTAATGTGGAATCATTCTTTAGCCGAAGTTCTCGATAGTCTTATTAAAAAGGAAATAAAACTGGAAACGTTTAAAGAATTTGACTGGTCACCATATCCATGTTTCAGACATGTAGAAGAGTTTGAAAATGGAAAATGGAGAATTCCCCAGTTTGGAGATAAAATGCCATTGGTCTACGCGCTGATTGCAGAGAAAAAATAA
- a CDS encoding GNAT family N-acetyltransferase, whose translation MENKVSNGLLQKWITAWALSRELPLPAQYKSGFKVEVGDEKQKERYVFAESNEDFFQLAQSIAEPWVYLKVCVPPHQFIDKIPERWELQPQGYMMHCFHPMNISDVSLPEGYLVKYTHHNSTFTVEIIAEGGKQASIGRVVLIDDLAIYDRIVTEEQHRRKGLASFLMKELENIALSKGIFNNFLVATEKGKLLYETLGWKSYSLYTSLVIPAQL comes from the coding sequence ATGGAAAATAAAGTTTCTAATGGTTTACTTCAAAAATGGATAACAGCGTGGGCTTTATCTAGAGAATTACCTTTACCTGCCCAATACAAATCCGGTTTTAAAGTAGAGGTGGGTGATGAAAAGCAAAAAGAGCGCTATGTGTTTGCTGAATCCAATGAAGATTTTTTTCAGCTTGCCCAATCAATTGCTGAACCATGGGTTTATTTGAAAGTCTGCGTGCCTCCGCATCAATTCATAGATAAGATACCTGAAAGGTGGGAGCTTCAACCGCAAGGGTATATGATGCACTGCTTTCATCCTATGAATATTTCTGATGTTTCTCTTCCGGAAGGGTATCTTGTAAAATATACTCATCATAACTCAACATTTACAGTTGAAATTATTGCCGAAGGTGGTAAACAAGCTTCAATAGGACGTGTGGTTTTGATAGACGATCTGGCAATTTATGACAGAATTGTAACGGAAGAACAACACAGAAGAAAAGGGCTGGCTTCTTTTTTAATGAAAGAATTGGAGAATATCGCTTTATCAAAAGGTATTTTCAATAATTTTTTGGTGGCAACGGAAAAAGGTAAATTATTATATGAAACTTTAGGCTGGAAATCGTACAGCCTGTATACTTCTCTTGTCATTCCTGCTCAGCTATAA
- a CDS encoding PH domain-containing protein has protein sequence MSNNCSLCNTELTSMDTLLGANVLSGGGILCNKCLDKISNINQESLYNLNKFSIQDIHDMLRTGKTEPVQPLIITEQNLPVLTTSEPQSISNEVFKRRKRKIKYELQKLNANLSAFTRGEIKELPYLIPEDEKIIAITDAQFINTLDAGVLVATSLRMISVSKSMFGSAKISDYPNETIQLVSFIADPRSPVIRLHLDERIVEFECYMDKEDAEKFYDIIKAIYNASPAAAQKQIAEVNEKPAEDVFEQLEKLGKLRENGILTDAEFAEQKKKLLERLK, from the coding sequence ATGAGTAATAATTGTTCATTGTGCAATACGGAATTAACCTCCATGGATACACTTTTGGGAGCTAATGTACTTTCAGGCGGAGGTATTTTATGCAATAAATGTCTGGATAAAATAAGCAATATCAACCAAGAATCGCTTTATAACCTCAATAAATTCAGTATTCAGGACATTCATGATATGTTGAGAACAGGAAAAACAGAACCCGTACAGCCACTAATAATAACAGAGCAAAATCTTCCTGTACTGACAACTTCTGAACCTCAAAGTATTTCAAATGAAGTGTTTAAACGCAGAAAGAGAAAAATAAAATATGAACTGCAAAAGCTCAATGCAAATCTTTCTGCTTTTACAAGAGGAGAGATCAAAGAACTCCCTTATCTGATTCCGGAGGATGAAAAAATTATCGCTATCACTGATGCGCAGTTTATTAATACACTAGATGCCGGAGTTTTAGTAGCAACATCTTTAAGGATGATTTCTGTATCAAAATCAATGTTTGGATCTGCCAAAATCAGTGATTATCCTAATGAGACGATCCAATTGGTAAGTTTTATTGCTGATCCGAGATCTCCGGTGATCAGATTGCATCTGGATGAAAGAATAGTAGAGTTTGAATGCTATATGGATAAGGAAGATGCTGAAAAATTCTATGATATTATAAAAGCAATTTACAATGCTTCCCCAGCAGCTGCTCAGAAACAGATTGCGGAAGTAAATGAAAAACCTGCAGAAGACGTTTTTGAACAGCTGGAGAAATTAGGAAAATTAAGGGAAAACGGTATTTTGACAGATGCAGAATTTGCCGAGCAAAAAAAGAAACTTTTGGAACGCCTCAAATAA
- a CDS encoding PH domain-containing protein yields the protein MNTDCALCGSPLTSMDTLLGENKLSDGGALCNKCLNKATNINKDLVSDLTNYSLIQIRDIVVKESIQGEEPTEEEIPVPGRVTEIPESVLFNSTIEAPSRIDEIKDQIAALNAKLSIFVNSEVNELVNVLDKSEKIIAIAEGKYLYNNLEGILVSTERRVVFVDKKFFGGVFENEFPLCKITSMQHSSGLLSSELKLFTEGFKGEFKLYSRSAAKVFYDAIQNNVYTSQQQQQQQVQSVQQTQKQQNSSVKKEDPALIFDKLEKLGKLRESGILTDEEFAEQKKKLLDKL from the coding sequence ATGAACACGGATTGTGCTCTATGTGGATCACCATTAACGTCAATGGACACCCTCTTGGGAGAAAATAAGCTCTCAGATGGCGGTGCTCTGTGCAATAAATGCCTGAATAAAGCGACCAATATCAATAAAGATCTGGTATCTGATCTTACGAATTACAGCCTGATACAAATCAGAGATATTGTAGTAAAAGAAAGCATACAGGGGGAAGAACCAACAGAAGAAGAAATTCCTGTACCTGGTAGAGTGACAGAAATTCCCGAATCTGTACTATTTAATTCTACCATAGAAGCTCCCAGTAGAATTGATGAAATAAAAGATCAGATTGCTGCCTTGAATGCTAAGCTCAGCATCTTTGTAAACAGTGAGGTAAATGAACTGGTGAATGTTCTTGATAAAAGTGAGAAAATTATTGCTATTGCGGAAGGAAAATATCTGTATAATAATCTTGAAGGAATTTTGGTTTCCACGGAAAGGCGGGTAGTCTTTGTTGATAAAAAGTTTTTCGGAGGAGTATTTGAAAATGAATTTCCCCTTTGCAAAATTACTTCTATGCAGCATAGCAGTGGTTTGCTTTCATCAGAACTGAAACTATTTACAGAAGGATTTAAAGGTGAATTTAAACTGTATAGCAGAAGTGCAGCAAAAGTTTTCTACGATGCAATACAAAATAATGTTTATACTTCTCAACAACAACAACAACAACAGGTTCAATCTGTACAGCAGACTCAGAAACAGCAAAACAGTTCAGTGAAAAAGGAAGACCCGGCTCTTATATTTGATAAGCTTGAAAAACTAGGCAAACTAAGGGAATCCGGTATTTTAACGGATGAAGAATTTGCAGAACAGAAAAAAAAACTGCTTGATAAATTATAA
- a CDS encoding SHOCT domain-containing protein — MNTICALCGTPLTATDTLVGKNKLADGGYLCAGCFTKAVNINRDLINNLDQFYFAEITGMFLKSKIDASQSPDGHQYTGSYYQYDAPSRLDEIKDQIVTLNARLSVIADEEVNELANILDRDEKLFAIAEGIDLQSKREGIIFSTQKRIAFVDKKFLGGIAKNEFSLQSISSIDHIEHLLYSVLKINTNAGASEFKLHNKNDGRGFAEILKKNFNYSEKSFSQNSRPLEAFSQTIPDLSQENIFNTGKESSGTIYEQLEKLGKLREMGILTEEEFTEQKKKLLAQL, encoded by the coding sequence ATGAACACTATTTGCGCATTGTGTGGAACACCACTTACAGCAACAGATACGCTCGTAGGTAAAAATAAACTTGCGGACGGCGGTTATCTATGTGCCGGATGCTTTACGAAAGCTGTTAATATCAACAGAGACCTTATCAATAATCTCGATCAGTTTTATTTCGCGGAAATTACCGGAATGTTTCTTAAAAGTAAAATAGATGCAAGTCAAAGTCCTGATGGCCACCAGTACACCGGAAGTTATTACCAATATGATGCTCCTTCCAGACTGGACGAAATCAAAGATCAGATTGTAACCCTTAATGCAAGACTCAGCGTCATTGCAGATGAAGAGGTGAATGAGCTGGCTAATATTTTAGACAGAGACGAGAAGCTTTTTGCCATTGCTGAAGGAATAGATCTTCAAAGTAAGAGAGAAGGGATTATTTTTTCAACGCAGAAAAGAATCGCTTTCGTTGATAAAAAATTTCTGGGAGGCATAGCAAAAAATGAATTCTCTCTCCAAAGCATTTCTTCTATTGATCATATCGAGCACCTTTTGTATTCGGTACTAAAGATTAATACAAATGCAGGTGCCTCAGAATTTAAGCTTCATAATAAAAACGATGGAAGAGGATTTGCTGAGATTTTAAAAAAGAATTTCAATTATTCAGAAAAATCATTTAGTCAGAATTCAAGACCATTGGAGGCATTTTCACAAACCATTCCGGATCTGAGTCAGGAAAATATATTCAATACTGGAAAAGAATCATCCGGAACGATCTATGAACAGTTGGAAAAACTTGGAAAGCTAAGAGAAATGGGAATTCTTACTGAAGAAGAGTTTACCGAACAAAAGAAAAAACTGCTGGCTCAACTCTAA